A window of the Plasmodium knowlesi strain H genome assembly, chromosome: 2 genome harbors these coding sequences:
- a CDS encoding tryptophan-rich antigen — translation MDSFRSMQDYMSQSTFLSLLKQKAQDQMMASMNLSFAFKTVCFAVLFFYLGSLYLKMDRQKSENLYARSNPYQAIEYRNIHPSKDQMEEWKRSTWTNWLVQLDEEWKEFVEQIEEDKKEWIEEKEGDWVMLLKDIENKWLHFNATLDAEYQTDMLSKSETWDEREWKMWISTEGKEFLEADIKKWFTNNAMIYCKWAMDEWNEWKNEKIKDWITSEWKESEDKYWSKYDEATAQTLNMEERKQWYKWKERIYREGIEWKNWIAVRESRFVNSNWNSWSEWKNEKQLEFNEWVDIFVDKWIKEKQWLVWNEERKNSANLKKPVEEETGPSGLDGASAGTSAVGGEEEKTFGGGPGRTLGGGPGRTLGGEEGKTFGGGPGRTLGGGPGRTLGGGPGRTLGGEEGKTFGGGPGRTLGGGQGRTLGSEEGKTLSGEEGKTLSGEEGKTLGGEEGKTLGGEEGRTLGGGQGRTLGGGQGRTLGGGQGRTLGGGQGRTLGGGQGRTLGSEEGKTLGGEEGKTLGSEEGKTLGSEEGKTLGNEEEKTFGGGPGRTLGGGQGRTLGGIGGRTLGGVGGKVFGTQGGKTLGSEEGKTLGSEEGKTLGNEEGKTLGSEEGKTLGS, via the exons ATGGATTCATTCAGGAGCATGCAGGACTACATGTCGCAGTCcactttcctttctcttttgaaACAAAAAGCTCAAGATCAGATGATGGCATCAATGAACCTATCCTTTGCCTTTAAAACAGTGTGTTTCGCGGTGCTCTTTTTCTACTTGGGGTCTCTTTACTTGAAGATGGATAGACAA AAATCAGAGAACTTATACGCCAGGTCGAACCCGTACCAAGCCATCGAATACAGAAACATTCATCCGTCGAAGGACCAAATGGAGGAATGGAAACGAAGCACATGGACAAATTGGTTGGTCCAGTTAGATGAGGAATGGAAAGAATTCGTTGAACAGAttgaggaagataaaaaggaatggatcgaagaaaaagaaggagactGGGTTATGCTACTCAAGGATATTGAAAACAAGTGGCTACATTTCAACGCAACCTTAGATGCAGAATACCAAACAGACATGCTATCTAAATCAGAAACCTGGGATGAGAGAGAATGGAAAATGTGGATTTctacagaaggaaaagaatttcTAGAGgcagacataaaaaaatggtttaCTAATAACGCAATGATTTATTGCAAATGGGCTATGGATGAATggaatgaatggaaaaatgagaaaataaaagattgGATTACTAGCGAATGGAAAGAGAGTGAAGATAAATACTGGTCCAAGTATGATGAGGCCACTGCACAAACACTAAacatggaagaaagaaaacagTGGtataaatggaaagaaagaatataCAGAGAAGGAAttgaatggaaaaactgGATTGCCGTTAGGGAGAGTAGATTTGTTAACTCGAACTGGAACAGTTGGtccgaatggaaaaatgagaagcAGTTAGAGTTTAATGAATGGGTTGATATCTTCGTTGATAAATGGATTAAAGAGAAACAGTGGCTCGTGTGGAatgaggagagaaaaaattccgCCAACTTGAAGAAACCTGTCGAGGAAGAAACTGGTCCAAGTGGTCTCGATGGGGCAAGTGCAGGTACCTCTGCAGTCGgtggtgaagaagaaaaaacctTTGGTGGTGGACCAGGAAGAACCCTTGGTGGTGGACCAGGAAGAACCCTTGgtggtgaagaaggaaaaaccttTGGTGGTGGACCAGGAAGAACCCTTGGTGGTGGACCAGGAAGAACCCTTGGTGGTGGACCAGGAAGAACCCTTGgtggtgaagaaggaaaaaccttTGGTGGTGGACCAGGAAGAACCCTTGGTGGTGGACAAGGAAGAACCCTTGgtagtgaagaaggaaaaaccctcagtggtgaagaaggaaaaaccctcagtggtgaagaaggaaaaaccctcggtggtgaagaaggaaaaaccctcggtggtgaagaaggaagaacccTCGGTGGTGGACAAGGAAGAACCCTCGGTGGTGGACAAGGAAGAACCCTCGGTGGTGGACAAGGAAGAACCCTCGGTGGTGGACAAGGAAGAACCCTCGGTGGTGGACAAGGAAGAACCCTGGgtagtgaagaaggaaaaaccctcggtggtgaagaaggaaaaacccttggtagtgaagaaggaaaaacccttggtagtgaagaaggaaaaaccctcggtaatgaagaagaaaaaacctTTGGTGGTGGACCAGGAAGAACCCTTGGTGGTGGACAAGGAAGAACCCTCGGTggtataggaggaagaaccCTCGGTGGTGTCGGAGGAAAAGTTTTCGGCACTCAAGGAGGAAAAACCCTTGgtagtgaagaaggaaaaacccttggtagtgaagaaggaaaaaccctcggtaatgaagaaggaaaaacccttggtagtgaagaaggaaaaaccctTGGTagttaa